From Ptychodera flava strain L36383 chromosome 9, AS_Pfla_20210202, whole genome shotgun sequence:
AACAATCGCTTCGGGTGTTCTCCTCCCAAATCACCCTCCCCTCGACCTCTAAGCCTTTCTTTTCATCTCTGTCATCCGTTCACACAGGAACGCTCTTTAAGGTACTTCCGACGACTATTCCTATAAAGTACTATCATCTATTTTTATGACCTATAATCATACAATTATTGTTCCGGCATTCGCTTGTTGGATATCTTACTTGCGTATGTCTGTCATACAATATTCTGACTCGACCTGTTGAGCACTTACATTTTTATACTCGAAATGAATAATCCCTTCCATCAAAAGAAATACCCCTCCGGAAGATTTAACAGCTCTAAGACTTTAATCTTCTTCGTACTCCGACATATGTAATTACAGCAGATTTTACTTTCTTTGGTATAGTTTCTCCTCACAGTATGACCATAATCACGGGATTTTAAGAATAAGAAAATGTAAATGTATAAGACTATAAGCTTTGTTTTCTCAAATTGATCAGAAGATTTCTTCTCCAAAATCTACGATAGATACAAGATTGAACGCACCATGAATATGAGTCCGCAGAGAAACATTGACTTATCCTTCGACTGGAAGTTCATGGAAACCGCTGACAAGGGCGTCAAGAGCATTGAATTGATTGAACACATAGGTGTAAGTGTTAAGTAACGGTAGCTGTTTTCTGtatgtgattttgaaaaggaGAATAATTGGGAACTTAGCGAAACTATAGAGAAGGTATTTTTGGATAGTTTAGTTCTGGAGTGAGATCAGTCGGCGTGTTTTGTAGAAGTCTGGGCTTTGGAGTTTTATTGTAGTATTTTCATCGTAAAGGGCGGGtaaaatattcatttgtcttgAAAAATGAGTTGGATCACCTCTCCTACTTAAACTTCTTTAACTTCTCCatgtaaatatttgtgaaatgcaaaattttgaccCTGATACATAAAATACCTCTGCTTTAACTTTTGAGTAATAAAAATCTGACTAAATTATGTTCACGTGATAtgtacttaaagggacaaagtcggccatttttttatgaactttgtttgatacgagataatatttatattgtttgacatgttgaaagatactgaatgaatgggtaaccatgcatatattcgactcaggttttagacaaattaaatgaaaccatcgcgaaaatgaattaatggtcatgatcattaattcattttcgcaatggtttcatttatcgtgtctaaaaccggggtcgaatatatgcatggtcacccattcattcagtatctttcagcatgtcaaacaatataaatagtatctcgtatcaaacaaaattcatgaaaaaatggccgactttgtccctttaagattaAGTGCGTTAATCATGGTTGTAGATTTGTTAGTCTTCTGACCTACATTTGAACTTTTTTGTGTTCAAGAGCGCACGCGCACACGGTTTTTGCACAGCAGCGGCTTCTCGAATTCTCAAATTCTTTCGcggacttttttttttttgacgtcGGTAATTACCGTGTACAAATTTCGCCATTTCTGTAAGATTTATTGCCTGATTTCCATTGAAAGTTTCGgtcgattttttaaaatatttatgatgTCATTGATACGTCATCAACCCTTCAGCAAATCAGGTCTCAGAATCTAGGTTTATTCTTTAGACAATAATTGATGGAAGTGCCGGTTACTGTCGGCAAGGGCGCTCTTCATTTCCGTTACAATCTGATGTTGTCTCCTTAGGGTCCTGACAATCTGCACATACTCCGGTCGGTGTCTGATTCGGCAATGTTCGGGCTTATCTCGGCCAGAGAGTTCATAACCATGCCAGGTGTACGACACTACCCAGAGAAGAGCCTTCACGTCTTGGCCCGTGAGTAATTTTTCAAAGATGTTAACTTAATAATTATCTTTTGTTGTGGTTTTATTTTCCCTCTGAAAGCTGTTTTTATGTAAGCCGCAGTGTTTGGTGACCTTTTTCAAAGATTATTATTGTAGTAATAGCATTTCACAATTGCTTTGCGAAAAATTAgacataaaatatttcatagaaCTACCTTGGCATCGATTCTAACAAGGACAATTCTAAAATTGTTCGTTAAATTTACAAGCCATAGTGACCGATGAATTTTAATCAATCAATTAGCCTACTCGaacaaaatttcacataaatAAATTCGTTATACAATGTAAAATACTTGTGGCAAATTGCTAAACTTGTTGACTTAGGATTTACAGTCAGGGGTCGAATCAAACTTTATGTAGGAAAAATGGCAGGTTTTCAATCGCCAAAATTATCTCACACTTGGAAAAGAAGGATCTAAAACAACCCGCGTTGAAATACGACCTGCCCTGTAAAAGTGATATTGCAAGATGCATGTTTACCAATCAAAAGGCGCGATCGTTTTCCAGTCAAagttatttttttgacaaacacATTGTTTGTTATCAATTCATTACCGTTCAAATGCCCATGTATTTAAATCACTTGCACCATAGACCCTGGTGTGAGCTTGCTTACAGCTCTTCTAGCTTACGTGATAATGTGTATCTGCTAGTACTCgtaaaactttttttcatttatttctcaTATCCAGACGTCAGTGTGGATCATCCAAAATGCCCAGAGGACAAGAAATTTGTACGAGGTGTGATATATCCGTCAGGCAGATTCGTTTATGAAATTGCTGGGTAAGAAAGGCATTTTAGTGGCATACCTCAACTCCAAGTCATTGCGTTTAATACTACTTGTTGACATCAACTGTTTACGTGCACTGATTTCAGTCCTTTGTCTGTCTTCTTTTGTCATACTATcttgctgtctgtctgtctgtacgtacgtacgtgtcgtacgtacgtacgtacgtatgtacgtatgtatgaatgtatgtatgtatgtatgtatgtatgtatgtatgtatgtatgtatgtatgtatgtatgtatgtatgtatgtatgtatgtatgtatgtatgtatgtatgtatgtatgtatgtatgtatgtatgtatacgtatGTTGAAAGTTGTGTACGTTCAATCAATTCGTTCAATGATGAGCTGATGAGAGACGTGTCCATTTAATACTGGTTCGTAATTACttattttccttttcaaacagACTGAGAACATGCTAATACTAATTTGTGCCATATAGACTTATTCTGTGAATGAAAACACATCTTGTTTTCCCATTAACTACAGTGATAAAGCTCATACCGCAGGGTTATTACTAATGTGTACTAGAAAACTCAAACTGTAAAGGTATTACTTTTTGTCAAAGTCTAAAATGTTAGCACTGGCATACGGTCCTAAATACACAGTATAATTAATACGGCAGCCTCTGTCTGCTGTATAGTGTTGTTTTTCCATTCTATTCTATtccattctattctattctattctattctattctattctattctattctattctattctattctattctattctattctattctattctaccCTGTTCAGAGAACCGAATAAATGTCGCTTGGTTGAATATGGACAGAACGACCCGAAGCTTTCCATTCCAAGGATAATACTAGACCAAGCAGTACCTGGAATAATCAAGGCAAAGATTGATCACTTCAACACGGCTTTGGAAAAGCTAGATGCTGCCGAGAAGTGAAACGAGCACCCACATTCTCCAGAGTACTGATACTCATGACCTGTTTATCATCTACAAGTATTTAACGTTGGTGGCGGTATCACTGCGGTACTTTTAAAGTTCAACCTCATCGGTCGGGATGTAGCCTCATGCTTTAGAACCGTCTATCGAATATACTGACAAATAGCAACGAATAAGCTTAAACGAACTCTGGGACCGATATATCGTTAAAAAATGGATCATTGCATAGACAAAAATCCAGCAATGATCAACATAGCCTGAAATTTTATTGATGTGCTGATTGGAAGATATCTCTGACCGAGTGAAGCAACAGTAAGCTGAATTTAATACCATGCAGGGCCAGGTTTATTGAGTACGTTCGAGAATTTGTGATCTACGGCGAACATACTGTACGAAGGTATACACTCATTTCAACGACGGTCCCTCAACACCGTGTTCTGGATTCTCAGTTTATTCTATTTTCTGTCGTAAAAGGATATTCAACtattattaataaaatttactgtaataaaggtgatgaaaaatttgagttgaggtagaatgcgcctgaGGGACATATATTCGAAGCTTATGCAGTAAGAAAGATTTTCACAGTtacttagttttttgaaaatcgaaaattgtatttttccccatGAATGTTAGGTATAAACTTGTTTGGTACCAacctttgcactgtgacccctgatttatgacagtttcattgaggaaactttgcgcaaaagtttaagtctttcactttcgaggcgcatgctaccttaagaTGTATTTTCTCTCACTGAGGCTATGAAGATGTTCTTCACTGTCAGTTTGAATCTACACTTGTAAGGTTCGAAAAAAGTATCAAATACATCT
This genomic window contains:
- the LOC139140487 gene encoding stAR-related lipid transfer protein 5-like codes for the protein MAQTDYNGIMDQTIKKLWEYHEDDKDWKHLKTSGDLVIYQKKSDAFDGILYKIERTMNMSPQRNIDLSFDWKFMETADKGVKSIELIEHIGGPDNLHILRSVSDSAMFGLISAREFITMPGVRHYPEKSLHVLAHVSVDHPKCPEDKKFVRGVIYPSGRFVYEIAGEPNKCRLVEYGQNDPKLSIPRIILDQAVPGIIKAKIDHFNTALEKLDAAEK